The sequence TTGGCACCACCATATGTTACGGTAGAGCTCTGAAAAGTGAAGCTTCTAGTTTGCGGCTGCTGTTCCATGCCATTAAACCTGTTGTGACTACTTCTGTACTGCAAATGCTTACTTTTTCTCTCTGCTACAAAAACAGAAATTAGAAGCCAGCTTTCTTAGACAAACAAGTTCAGAgcccaaaaataaaaatgatcaCTACAAAAATTGGAAGCAACTATATACATCACCTTCGGCTTCATCATCTGGGTCCTCCACATATGGCTCCTTGCTTGGCCTACCATGTTTTCTAGGATTCTCTTTCTTGCCTTTATCAGCTTCTTCTTTATCATCATCAGAGTTTAGTTCTTCAATAATAGGTCCTCTAGAATTTCTTGGAGGCTCTAGAGCTTGATGCTCCACAAATGGAGATGGATGCATGGAAGCTAATGGGCTCCCGTTAGAACCAAAGAAACTTGACTCAAACATGCCTCCAAAAGGGCGCGTGAAGAAAGGATCATCAAATGGGTCCCTTCCACCAAAAAAACCAGACATCAAACTCCTATGAACCCCCCCAAACCCACGACCAAATCCCCCAAAACCAGCAAAGGGATCACCAAAGCCAAAGAACGGATCCCTGCCACCGCTTCCTCCTTgcatttttcttcaaaagtaAAGCCCCTGAAAACACCCAACTAGCTATCAGGCACCCAATTATTCAGCACATTAACTGGATTAGCTTTTCTAGTCGcgaaatacaattaaaaaatacattgCGCAACACGCAAGGGAAGACCTTATCAATTGCAGAAAAATCAGTTCTCTATGTTCTCAATTTGCATAAAGTTCCAACAAGCAACAATTGAAATCAGAACATTTATGACATGAATTCAAAAAGTTCATTATATTCTCAAAATTACACAAACATCTACAACAAGCAGCACAAAATTGTACCGTGATCTAATATAAAACATGACGATGAAACACATAAAATGCTCAATTGTATCATTAAATAGACAAGGATCATCACTCGCAAACTACAATGAATCCAAATCATATCTATACTGAAACACAGACAATCCACGCTAAATACTACAAACATAAACACAATTAATAAACAAACCACTCATCCATATGCAAACTATACTGCTATACAGAAAGATTCTTCAATAACATCAAACCCTAGATGCCacatagagagagagagagagagagagagagagagagagcaccTTCAAAAgtacaagaaattaaaaccgCTAACAGCTGCAACAAAGTGTAGTGTTCTCGTTCCGGATTATCGGGTTAGATAAAAATGCTTAACCGCCTCTGGCTCATGTTGCAGAGAGAGAATATAAGGAAGTTTCTAGTCTCTGCACGATTAATCAGGCAATTCACACGTGTCACgagaaatttgaataaatttccTAAACTACCCTTCCATTCAGatataatcaattaatacgagaaattaccaaaaagacggctttgatttctttttccttcttcaactaTCAAACTATAGTACTGTAAATCGATCGATCACCCTAAATAAGCAATATTCAGCTACAGGTACCGTATCCTTTTCCTTCTCCATTTCATTTTGTGTACTACGGTTTAAACTCCAAATAACTGTTGGGCTATTTTAACCAATTTTGCATTTGTATGCGGCGGCCGCCTCCTTTAGACCAACATCGCCGTCAAGTCAAGATCATCAACAAAAACGATATGAAACCAACATAAccagaacaaaaagaaagtcaTTTTGAAGTTTGATtgatttgttgttttttttttctttttcataaaattcgaatcaacatcaataaaaaatcCGTAAAATTCTCACTCTCATCCCTTTCCTTTGAACCTCGACCTGGTACTcgattcctttttcttctttttaattgtttttatttgtgtTCTAGTTTTTAGCTGTTACCGTTTTTTTTCTTAGCGTATTGGATATTATCTCTTGCGTTTCATCTAGCTCTATTTGGTTTTGATTGATTCTAGTGAAAGCCAAAGAATCTTTTTCTTGAAGATCTCCGGAAGACTCATTGACATGGTAAGTCGTTATGCTTTAGCTTTTTCtcatctcttttcttttaatgtccTTAATTAAGCTAATCATCGATTATGAATGactcttttgttttgttaatAATCTGATTAAGTttgaaatttcaatttaaacctcgtttttaatgttattttgtttacaagtttgatatttttaattgtgcctttaatcaaataatgttttgtttttatagGATAGAACAAGGAAACAATGCAGTGTGCTAGCATTTACAGATGATGCAGTACTTCCTGTAAGTACAATTGTAAATGCAGTTAGGGAGCTTGGTAATGAAGGAGCTGAGCAATGTGATCCTCAAGTTGTCACTCAGGCATCATCTCTAAGtacttttctttaatcttttcttGGTTTTCGTTTTAGTTCTTGAGTCCCTTTCTTGTGCTTAAAGAGTTAAAGATGCATATCTTTAAGCATGTGCATATGAATGATTGTAGTTTATGTAAAAAGGATTTTATATTCTCTACTTTCGtgtgttcttttctttttagttgtCAATTTGTGTTAAGGACTTTTCAATAAGACGGATTTATTGCATTGAATAATCCTGGTATGGTTTCCTTTGCTTTTGTCACATGCCTAAAGTTTGTCACCCTCGCCTCTATTACTCCTTAAGAATTCTTTGCATTGTAAACTTCATTGATATTTTTGGTGCTTTAGGGATTTATAATTGCACGACTCCAGAACTATAGTTCCAAGTCCAGAATTTTTCTAGCTGATTCTTGAATgtattttccttttgattttagtatttctaattttagtttatagCATAGTAGGTCGTATAGGAGTTAGACTATGATGTTTATTCTTGACTTCTCTCAGGTAAGCTGCCAGTTGACTCTTCATCTATGGACATCGTCATTTCCATCTGTAGGTCACTCCAATTTCAAGGTGACTTCCTATTTGAGGAAATCTCAAGAGTGTTAAAACCTGGTGGGACTGTTCTGATTTACAAGACTCTTCAGTCTGTTGCAGAGGGAACGAGTGAGGTTAATATCATGATGTCTCTGACTTGACGAAGTTAGGTCAGTTGTCTGACTGTGGTGTCTTTGCAGGCAGTGCTTGCTCTTGAGCGCAAGTTGCTATTGGCAGGGTTCTTAGAAGCACAAGGTCTCCAATTGAACTCTCTCGAACTCTCTGGACTTGATCATTCTTTTGGGGTGAGTTCGTTTAGTGTATTGCTATTTACATAATATCAGTTTGTATTTCCTATCCTCTTTAAGCATCTGGTAAATATTGTTATCTTCATTTTCAAGTATCTGCTATGGTTCGAGTTCTCCTCTTTGGAGGGATTCCTATCTTGTGGTATAGTTGTTATAAGCTATAGATTTTAGTAATAGATATTGGGTGCATGGCTTCCGAGCAGCAAGGTCAATGATTTATTGCAAGATTAAATGAAGAATCTCCTGTATTTCTAGGCTTCTATCAATGCAGTAAAATACTGCATTTCATTTCATTAACTTATATGCTTTAGGATACTAGTTCTGAAAAAAGTGCTGGTGTAACCCAGAAAGTGGATAGTGCCAgtattttgtttcctttttcttttaatgttttacCTGTCCTTGCTTAATGTCAAATGAAGCCATGTTTCTATGATGTAATCTGCATGACCTCTTGGGGTGCTTACAGCTATTCTGGCCATAAGCTTGCAggaataattaagaaaaaaagaataaatatctaaTCTTCTACACCTAATTATAAGGctgtaaattttttctttatattgattaaggtcctttttatttttcaggccttttaatttgtaactttcttttcttaatttgtaGATGAAAGCTAAAAAGCCTTCTTGGAAGATTGGGTCATCCTTCGCCCCTTAAGAAGTCCACAAAAGGTTCAGTCAAGGTTAATCTTGACGATGATTTGATTGATGAAGATAGTCTGTTGACCGAAGAGGATATGAAGAAACCTCCGATAGCACCTGGTTAGATACAAAGTTCCGAATTTGCTGAATTCCTCAAATTTCTTTGAGTTATTAGCATGCGttaacctttttctttttctgttaagGCGGTGATTGTGAAGTTGGAAGCACAAGGAAAGCATGCAAGAACTGCACATGTGGTAGAGCTGAGGCAGAGGAGAAAGTGAAGTTGGGACCAACAATGGAGCAGCTGAACAATCCTCAATCAGCATGTGGCAGTGTATgtttaacttaaaaatatatatatatatatatatatatatatatcataaacaTACATCATATCAGCGTGCCCAGTTAAACATGGTTTATTTCACCTTTGGGTTCCGTGCAACTGCATCGGGAGTCTGCTATCAAATTTATTTCACCTTTGAGCTGGTTCTCAACAGTTTTGCTGGTTGATAAGAGTAATTTGCCTGATCTATTTTACTTGTTTTGCTAAATGCAGTGTGGACTAGGGGATGCATTTCGCTGCAGTACATGCCCTTACAAGGGTCTTCCACCCTTCAAACTTGGTGAGAAGGTACGTAATGAAATGAGACTTTGCTCTCTCTggttttttctctttttatgtaaatttgcAGTAGTATATGGAGCTAATTATGTTCTCGATGCAGGTATCACTGTCTGGAAACTTCCTTGCGGCTGATATATGAGGATGATGGGGTCAATTCTACGTGTTTGGTGTTGCAGTTTTTTTAGACATATCATAGTCTCTCAACTAAATGATGTTTTAGATATGATTTGCTTCATGATTTGCTGTAGAAGTGCTAAACATAATCTGATCTTCAAATCAAactttaaaattcattaaataaataaaaaaaaattgaattaggCGGCTCTTTGCCTTTATCGACTCATTTCTCCTCTCTTTCTCATTCTTCAGCTCCCCTTTTGCCTTGCTATTAGTGCTTTTGGGCTTATTATTGCTTGCTGAGTAAATTCTTGTTTTATTCTATATGACTATCTACCATATAATTTTGGTTCTGTATTTTCTCAAagttataatttcttttcctccATCGACGTTATTCTTAACAAATGTTCTTAAGAATTGAACTAGTACAATCAGTACATAAGAAGCAGCATCAATAATTGCCTATTAAGCTCATCAAGTAGGgggaaaaatgaaaacaaatcaGCCAAATCAGCCATCAGGAAAGGAACTATTAACAGCATTCGGCATTCGGAAGATAGATCAATGGCAATAGGGAATATAGTAAGCTCACTTCGTCTTCTGGCTGTTATTTCAGATCCTGTGAtgatgataaaagaaaagattaattcTGGGCCTTGTAGTAAAgggcaaaaaaagaaaaaaaaaaaaaaaaaaaaaaaaaaaaactagaacCATCATATCAAAATTCTAAAAGCCACCAAAGAATAGCAGGGAGCCACAAATTTGAGGGTGGTAGGTTTGCAGTTGCACGGTAATTAAAGGACCAAAGGTTTAGAAGACCTCTATCCTATCCATTAGACAATGGACGCTTTTCTATTCCAttccaatttttttctttgttctttcatattttttttcataaaaaatgaatatactGAATATCAAAAACTTATTACGCGAAATCCTATTGTCTTAGAACGAGTTGAAGAAGCGGAAAAGAAATGGCGGCAACTCGAACAGCAACAACAATGATCCTCAAAGAGATTGTTTATTGCAGGCTACGATTATCTTTCTCTTCCTTATCATCGTCATCACTTCCCTCTCTCCATCTAACTCCTACTAATTTACATGCTAACGCCGTTAAATTCACCCGCCGCGAATTAAGCTTCAGCCGTATTCGGTGCGCTGCCTCTGACGACAAGAAGGTATCGGCTCGTCTATCGCAAGTTCAGCAGCTCCAGCACCCTGTCCTCCGGTCCAGATTCCGAGTGCTGGTGGGCATGGACCATGGACCCATCTTTCCCAATAACAAATAGAAGGttgttatttgttaaaaaataaaagaaaaaaaaaaaacaaacaaacgaACAAACACACAGCAACTCATCCTTTAACACTCCTAATATACCCATTATTGTTTGCTTTATCtcatgaattttttattatgaaatatacACTAATTCCCTTATAATTAATGTAGCTCATagattaaatatcaatttgttaaaagaaaaattataaacaagtAAGGGCTAATAGATTAAAATGGATATATGGGAAAAGAGATTTTACTATAACAAATATAATCTTGGTAGTTGTATGGCATAAATATGGCTTCATTTTATATGatatctccttttttttttttttttatctcttagCATGGTTGTATcataaataagtttttatgATGATGGTGTTAAGACTAGTCGacttgatattttattaatttaatataatttattataaattaataaataataacagtacaaaaaataaaaaatttatacataaataagacATTAAAAGATTATAAGTGATGTATCTATTTTAGTACTCGCAAATGCACGAACCATTCgtatagtaagggtaagttcactACGAGGTCGTTCTCTCAAAAAGTTATGatgccacttattataaagactaattatcaacacaaaacaataaaagtaaatctaaacactctaaatcgtATATTTGAGAGGATAATggtcataaagtaaagtaactaaacaataaataaatatgcaatgcaaatgcaaatgcttatgatctaaaactatatgttaaaaatagtatttaatctagccatttacttagtaatcttcttgttttactttaagtctagatctaatgaatgagatggtgatatgtctttttcctaaatcactcgagctaatgatgcaacttaggtttcttataccaatatAGATTAAAATCAAGacgatgtttctaatacttttaaacctaaagattttcataacaattactattgctaaattaatatgatggttaactaataataataactgaaactaataaatatatgaaggtaaagaaatcattcattaaataaataaataagaaggttcatacaaaagtaaaaagactaaactaaacacttatgaaaattagcctaacatatttaacccaatgatcatggtattaaatagaaatacataaaacaataaaataaaaagcttcCTCAAGATCcataatttcttcaagtaggaagaagattggtcatcagtctccacttcttgaaaagctccttagatcctaaaaaaacaatgaaaattaaaactaaagtgtttatgaaAAACTGTAGAAAATTATGGAGAAAATAATAGTGGCAAATGTAGAAAGCAAGTAGAAGAAAACTTCCCTCCTTCTTCCTTCCTTCAcctttttttagggttttgcagagatttatatagaggagagtcctctaaataaatctctctagagatgcgtatattaatataagtttatctaatagataagactttaagtatcttaatctccaccaaatactatctcataaataactcttaatataaatcgtaataattatacaaaatgactaaaatatccatTTGGCCTTATAATTAGCAGTCCATGCGTCTTAATCTTGGGCCTTAACACGAATATGTcccattaagcttcttttagctccatattttcttctttttgctaatatttctgaaaataaacaattaaactTAAGTGAAGCAAAagcacatattttcaccattttatatatagatatatatcattaaagctttaaaatacccttaaatatctacATATAATCTGGACCGATCAAATACCCCTacacttaaatttttatttgtcctcaagtaaataGCAACTGAGAATTaacttttacaaaaattatgaaaaacatACCTACTTagcttaaagatattattcaaaagaatctcactAATGTAAAGATCATGTTAACCCAAGAACACTTGAgtcattataatttttttaaaaaatataaactcaatCATTGGTAATCAAAAAACTCAGGCATCTAATCCTTCATACATGTTTCACAACAAATAGTTTAACTCATCTTCAAAGGATACAACTATGTTGCATAATCCAAATTATTATAACCTTATTCAAAAAGGCAAAACcttcattaaaaaaacaagagatcaataggcatttattacttgcttttgaagctcttatactttttttttatacccattggattttaatttttgatacttggagtacttctttctttcttgagatgtTATGCCTTTTTACGCAAATACAAACATGGGTGATGAATGTacctggttactcaacaaaacatatatcaaaatgctttgcatactcataatCTTAATTGTCTTTTTACGTGAAAATCAACATTGATCATGAAGATCCCCGATTAC comes from Ricinus communis isolate WT05 ecotype wild-type chromosome 5, ASM1957865v1, whole genome shotgun sequence and encodes:
- the LOC8272153 gene encoding uncharacterized protein LOC8272153 isoform X3, giving the protein MQGGSGGRDPFFGFGDPFAGFGGFGRGFGGVHRSLMSGFFGGRDPFDDPFFTRPFGGMFESSFFGSNGSPLASMHPSPFVEHQALEPPRNSRGPIIEELNSDDDKEEADKGKKENPRKHGRPSKEPYVEDPDDEAEAERKSKHLQYRSSHNRFNGMEQQPQTRSFTFQSSTVTYGGANGAYYTSSKSRRAGSDGLTVEESKEADTSTRKASHRISRGLHNKGHTLTRNLNSDGKVETMQTLHNLHEGASSSGRNASMGGWALPATEHVEQLERAVTDARDRETSSQKQHSGRMKGSSNVKDKGGYSRGRPRE
- the LOC8272153 gene encoding uncharacterized protein LOC8272153 isoform X2 — encoded protein: MQGGSGGRDPFFGFGDPFAGFGGFGRGFGGVHRSLMSGFFGGRDPFDDPFFTRPFGGMFESSFFGSNGSPLASMHPSPFVEHQALEPPRNSRGPIIEELNSDDDKEEADKGKKENPRKHGRPSKEPYVEDPDDEAEERKSKHLQYRSSHNRFNGMEQQPQTRSFTFQSSTVTYGGANGAYYTSSKSRRAGSDGLTVEESKEADTSTRKASHRISRGLHNKGHTLTRNLNSDGKVETMQTLHNLHEDELADFGEVWKQNARQALPGWTGNFSGHDSMGASSSGRNASMGGWALPATEHVEQLERAVTDARDRETSSQKQHSGRMKGSSNVKDKGGYSRGRPRE
- the LOC8272152 gene encoding LOW QUALITY PROTEIN: anamorsin homolog (The sequence of the model RefSeq protein was modified relative to this genomic sequence to represent the inferred CDS: deleted 1 base in 1 codon), yielding MKIPNKTDRTRKQCSVLAFTDDAVLPVSTIVNAVRELGNEGAEQCDPQVVTQASSLSKLPVDSSSMDIVISICRSLQFQGDFLFEEISRVLKPGGTVLIYKTLQSVAEGTSEAVLALERKLLLAGFLEAQGLQLNSLELSGLDHSFGMKAKKPSWKIGSSFALKKSTKGSVKVNLDDDLIDEDSLLTEEDMKKPPIAPGGDCEVGSTRKACKNCTCGRAEAEEKVKLGPTMEQLNNPQSACGSCGLGDAFRCSTCPYKGLPPFKLGEKVSLSGNFLAADI
- the LOC8272153 gene encoding uncharacterized protein LOC8272153 isoform X1; translation: MQGGSGGRDPFFGFGDPFAGFGGFGRGFGGVHRSLMSGFFGGRDPFDDPFFTRPFGGMFESSFFGSNGSPLASMHPSPFVEHQALEPPRNSRGPIIEELNSDDDKEEADKGKKENPRKHGRPSKEPYVEDPDDEAEAERKSKHLQYRSSHNRFNGMEQQPQTRSFTFQSSTVTYGGANGAYYTSSKSRRAGSDGLTVEESKEADTSTRKASHRISRGLHNKGHTLTRNLNSDGKVETMQTLHNLHEDELADFGEVWKQNARQALPGWTGNFSGHDSMGASSSGRNASMGGWALPATEHVEQLERAVTDARDRETSSQKQHSGRMKGSSNVKDKGGYSRGRPRE